A region of Pyxidicoccus parkwaysis DNA encodes the following proteins:
- the greB gene encoding transcription elongation factor GreB: protein MSQDAHPDMDDIEDDEEKAPFRRYLTRAGAERMHRELVHLLNEERPKVTAEVSAAAAQGDRSENAEYIYGKKRLREIDRRLRFLQKRLDTATIVTPAEQTERERIYFGATVTLEDEDGARTTYQIVGSDEIDAAGGRISVESPIGRALLRKAVGDSVEVRRPRGEIELTVVDIRYE, encoded by the coding sequence ATGTCCCAGGACGCACACCCCGACATGGACGACATCGAGGACGACGAGGAGAAGGCCCCGTTCCGCCGCTACCTCACCCGCGCGGGCGCCGAGCGCATGCACCGCGAATTGGTCCACCTCCTCAACGAGGAGCGTCCCAAAGTCACGGCCGAGGTCTCCGCCGCCGCCGCCCAGGGAGACCGCTCCGAGAATGCCGAGTACATCTACGGCAAGAAGCGCCTGCGCGAAATCGACCGGCGCCTGCGCTTCCTACAGAAGCGCCTGGACACCGCCACCATCGTCACGCCCGCTGAACAGACCGAGCGTGAACGAATCTACTTCGGGGCCACCGTCACCCTGGAGGACGAGGACGGCGCGCGGACCACGTACCAGATAGTCGGTTCCGATGAGATCGACGCCGCCGGAGGCCGCATCAGCGTGGAGTCCCCCATCGGCCGCGCGCTGCTGCGCAAGGCCGTCGGTGACTCCGTCGAGGTGCGCCGCCCCCGGGGAGAAATCGAGCTCACCGTGGTCGACATCCGCTACGAATAG